A section of the Triticum dicoccoides isolate Atlit2015 ecotype Zavitan chromosome 7A, WEW_v2.0, whole genome shotgun sequence genome encodes:
- the LOC119330300 gene encoding chaperone protein dnaJ 1, mitochondrial-like isoform X2, translating into MGRFGWLRLASRSLARRSGEASAQRSAWIRPSTPCTSSGADRCYGRSTFISSVPSRFFHSTGQRYSMDKDYYKVLGVTKDASQDDIKKAFQSLAKKYHPDTNRGNTAAKRMFQEVRDAYETLRDPSKRQQYDMLFSGGSAANSTRGRGEFDGSYQDPFSRFNKQNDDPFAQFYRQNDGPFSNQFYKVFSEVFQHDVDVHASDIEIELNLSFGEAAKGCTKEVPFSAKNLCYSCDGRGYLANARKYVCPSCKGAGKVSMYPFTSICTTCRGFGKVIKDHCLTCKGAGVVDGMKYANVIIPAGVDSGDTIHVREAGNSGGRGAIPGSLYIKLRVASDPVFVRDGADVHVDKKISFTQAMLGGKIEVPTLDGKTEIKIPKGVQPGQVVVLRGKGLELPSQAGYFGDQHVRFKIHFPLKVNERQRALLEDFAAEEATKEQSFFATGNWLYEQLSTG; encoded by the exons ATGGGCCGGTTCGGGTGGCTCCGGCTCGCGTCGAGGTCCCTCGCGCGCCGCTCCGGCGAG GCGTCTGCGCAGAGGAGCGCATGGATTCGGCCGTCTACAC CTTGCACCTCTAGTGGTGCTGATAGATGCTATGGTCGATCAACATTTATATCATCTGTGCCGAGCAGGTTCTTTCATTCCACAG GTCAGCGTTATTCGATGGACAAGGACTATTACAAGGTTCTTGGTGTGACTAAAGATGCCTCACAAGATGACATAAAAAAGGCTTTTCAATCT CTTGCAAAGAAGTACCATCCAGACACAAATAGAGGAAATACTGCTGCGAAAAGGATGTTTCAGGAAGTAAGAGACGCATACGAG ACTCTTCGGGATCCTTCAAAGAGACAGCAATATGATATG CTATTTTCTGGAGGGTCAGCTGCAAATTCCACAAGGGGTAGGGGGGAGTTCGATGGATCCTATCAAGATCCATTTTCAAGATTCAACAAACAGAACGACGACCCTTTTGCACAATTCTACAGACAAAATGATGGTCCTTTTTCTAATCAGTTTTACAAAGTATTCTCAGAG GTTTTCCAGCATGATGTAGATGTACATGCCAGTGACATTGAG ATAGAGCTGAATCTGTCTTTTGGCGAAGCTGCTAAAGGATGTACGAAGGAAGTTCCCTTCAGTGCAAAGAATCTTTGCTACTCATGTG ATGGGAGAGGATACTTGGCCAATGCAAGAAAATATGTTTGCCCTTCTTGTAAAGGTGCAGGAAAA GTTAGTATGTATCCGTTCACATCCATTTGTACTACTTGCAGAGGCTTCGGGAAAGTGATTAAG GATCACTGCCTAACATGCAAAGGTGCAGGGGTGGTAGATGGTATGAAATATGCAAACGTGATCATTCCAGCAG GAGTTGATTCTGGTGATACAATTCATGTACGGGAGGCTGGAAATAGCGGTGGACGTGGAGCCATACCTGGAAGTCTATACATTAAGCTTCGA GTAGCAAGTGATCCAGTATTTGTTCGagatggtgctgatgtacatgtggACAAAAAGATAAGCTTCACACAG GCAATGCTTGGTGGAAAAATCGAAGTACCCACTTTAGACGGTAAAACAGAAATTAAG ATACCCAAAGGAGTTCAACCAGGGCAAGTTGTCGTTTTAAGGGGGAAAG GATTGGAATTGCCAAGCCAGGCAGGATATTTCGGAGACCAACATGTCCGTttcaaaatacattttccatt GAAAGTTAACGAACGTCAGCGTGCACTGTTGGAAGACTTTGCAGCAGAGGAAGCCACTAAGGAACAGAGTTTTTTTGCAACAGGAAACTG
- the LOC119330300 gene encoding chaperone protein dnaJ 1, mitochondrial-like isoform X1, with translation MGRFGWLRLASRSLARRSGEASAQRSAWIRPSTPCTSSGADRCYGRSTFISSVPSRFFHSTGQRYSMDKDYYKVLGVTKDASQDDIKKAFQSLAKKYHPDTNRGNTAAKRMFQEVRDAYETLRDPSKRQQYDMLFSGGSAANSTRGRGEFDGSYQDPFSRFNKQNDDPFAQFYRQNDGPFSNQFYKVFSEVFQHDVDVHASDIEIELNLSFGEAAKGCTKEVPFSAKNLCYSCDGRGYLANARKYVCPSCKGAGKVSMYPFTSICTTCRGFGKVIKDHCLTCKGAGVVDGMKYANVIIPAGVDSGDTIHVREAGNSGGRGAIPGSLYIKLRVASDPVFVRDGADVHVDKKISFTQAMLGGKIEVPTLDGKTEIKIPKGVQPGQVVVLRGKGLELPSQAGYFGDQHVRFKIHFPLKVNERQRALLEDFAAEEATKEQSFFATGNWSELIVENMKSQNFMIGLGFVMLIYLMLSKAVS, from the exons ATGGGCCGGTTCGGGTGGCTCCGGCTCGCGTCGAGGTCCCTCGCGCGCCGCTCCGGCGAG GCGTCTGCGCAGAGGAGCGCATGGATTCGGCCGTCTACAC CTTGCACCTCTAGTGGTGCTGATAGATGCTATGGTCGATCAACATTTATATCATCTGTGCCGAGCAGGTTCTTTCATTCCACAG GTCAGCGTTATTCGATGGACAAGGACTATTACAAGGTTCTTGGTGTGACTAAAGATGCCTCACAAGATGACATAAAAAAGGCTTTTCAATCT CTTGCAAAGAAGTACCATCCAGACACAAATAGAGGAAATACTGCTGCGAAAAGGATGTTTCAGGAAGTAAGAGACGCATACGAG ACTCTTCGGGATCCTTCAAAGAGACAGCAATATGATATG CTATTTTCTGGAGGGTCAGCTGCAAATTCCACAAGGGGTAGGGGGGAGTTCGATGGATCCTATCAAGATCCATTTTCAAGATTCAACAAACAGAACGACGACCCTTTTGCACAATTCTACAGACAAAATGATGGTCCTTTTTCTAATCAGTTTTACAAAGTATTCTCAGAG GTTTTCCAGCATGATGTAGATGTACATGCCAGTGACATTGAG ATAGAGCTGAATCTGTCTTTTGGCGAAGCTGCTAAAGGATGTACGAAGGAAGTTCCCTTCAGTGCAAAGAATCTTTGCTACTCATGTG ATGGGAGAGGATACTTGGCCAATGCAAGAAAATATGTTTGCCCTTCTTGTAAAGGTGCAGGAAAA GTTAGTATGTATCCGTTCACATCCATTTGTACTACTTGCAGAGGCTTCGGGAAAGTGATTAAG GATCACTGCCTAACATGCAAAGGTGCAGGGGTGGTAGATGGTATGAAATATGCAAACGTGATCATTCCAGCAG GAGTTGATTCTGGTGATACAATTCATGTACGGGAGGCTGGAAATAGCGGTGGACGTGGAGCCATACCTGGAAGTCTATACATTAAGCTTCGA GTAGCAAGTGATCCAGTATTTGTTCGagatggtgctgatgtacatgtggACAAAAAGATAAGCTTCACACAG GCAATGCTTGGTGGAAAAATCGAAGTACCCACTTTAGACGGTAAAACAGAAATTAAG ATACCCAAAGGAGTTCAACCAGGGCAAGTTGTCGTTTTAAGGGGGAAAG GATTGGAATTGCCAAGCCAGGCAGGATATTTCGGAGACCAACATGTCCGTttcaaaatacattttccatt GAAAGTTAACGAACGTCAGCGTGCACTGTTGGAAGACTTTGCAGCAGAGGAAGCCACTAAGGAACAGAGTTTTTTTGCAACAGGAAACTG